A single Phytohabitans houttuyneae DNA region contains:
- the hisD gene encoding histidinol dehydrogenase, which produces MRFLKSSLDAGTVAAGDAAVQETVRQLVEAVRERGDAAVRELSERFDGWAPPSFRLSAGEIEKLVRTVPQTILDDIRYVQEQVRGFAEAQRASMGEFEIETLPGVRLGQRHIPVAAAGAYVPGGRYPLVASAHMTIVTAKAAGVARVAACTPPIRGEIPATTVAAMHLAGADEIYVLGGVQAVAALALGTGEIAPVALLAGPGNAYVAEAKRQLFGEVGIDLPAGPTEILVVADGTADPLTVAVDLLSQAEHGPDSPAVLVTTSEALGREVIALVERILPGMPTRDYAAPAWRDRGEVVVVDDLEQAWAVADGYAFEHVEVLTAEPRRALDRLSNYGALFLGDGTCVSYGDKVIGTNHVLPTRKAARYTGGLWVGKYLRTVTYQEVTDPATSAALGRLCGRAARVETFEGHARSGDLRAVRAGDPAPAWLAEVTAPRT; this is translated from the coding sequence ATGCGCTTTCTGAAAAGCAGCCTAGACGCCGGGACGGTGGCGGCGGGTGATGCCGCCGTACAGGAGACGGTGCGCCAGTTGGTCGAGGCGGTCCGCGAGCGCGGCGACGCGGCCGTGCGGGAGCTGTCCGAGCGGTTCGACGGGTGGGCGCCGCCGTCGTTCCGGCTCTCCGCCGGCGAGATCGAAAAGCTCGTCCGCACGGTGCCGCAGACCATCCTCGACGACATCCGGTACGTGCAGGAGCAGGTGCGCGGCTTCGCGGAGGCACAGCGGGCGTCGATGGGCGAGTTCGAGATCGAGACGCTGCCCGGCGTGCGGCTGGGCCAGCGGCACATCCCGGTCGCGGCCGCGGGCGCGTACGTGCCGGGCGGGCGCTACCCGCTCGTCGCCTCCGCGCACATGACGATCGTCACCGCGAAGGCCGCGGGCGTGGCGCGGGTCGCCGCCTGCACGCCGCCGATCCGCGGCGAGATCCCGGCGACCACTGTCGCCGCGATGCACCTGGCCGGTGCGGACGAGATCTACGTGCTCGGCGGCGTGCAGGCGGTCGCCGCGCTCGCGCTCGGCACCGGCGAGATCGCGCCGGTCGCGCTGCTGGCCGGGCCGGGCAACGCGTACGTGGCGGAGGCCAAGCGCCAGCTCTTCGGCGAGGTCGGCATCGACCTGCCCGCCGGCCCCACCGAGATCCTGGTGGTCGCCGACGGCACCGCCGACCCGCTCACCGTGGCCGTCGACCTGCTCAGCCAGGCCGAGCACGGCCCCGACTCCCCCGCCGTGCTGGTCACCACGTCCGAGGCGCTGGGCCGCGAGGTCATCGCGCTCGTCGAGCGGATCCTGCCGGGCATGCCGACCCGCGACTACGCCGCCCCGGCCTGGCGGGACCGGGGTGAGGTGGTGGTCGTCGACGACCTGGAGCAGGCGTGGGCGGTGGCGGACGGGTACGCGTTCGAGCACGTCGAGGTGCTCACCGCCGAGCCCCGGCGCGCGCTGGACCGCCTGTCGAACTACGGCGCCCTCTTCCTCGGCGACGGCACGTGCGTCTCGTACGGCGACAAGGTGATCGGCACGAACCACGTCCTGCCCACCCGGAAGGCGGCCCGGTACACCGGTGGCCTGTGGGTGGGCAAGTACCTGCGGACCGTGACGTACCAGGAGGTCACCGACCCGGCGACCAGTGCCGCGCTGGGCCGGCTGTGCGGGCGGGCCGCGCGGGTCGAGACGTTCGAGGGGCACGCCCGCTCGGGCGACCTGCGCGCGGTGCGGGCCGGCGACCCGGCACCCGCCTGGCTCGCGGAGGTCACCGCGCCGCGGACGTAG
- a CDS encoding nitroreductase/quinone reductase family protein, which translates to MSGRNHLKPPWMQRAVGNRLAPVFKPSVVGKLSVPGRRSGRWRTTPVAVLEHAGERYLVSVFGTTDWALDLRASGRGRLSQRQRVEEIGAVEVPVGERRPILDAYLARFAKMPHVGAAFRTLPDPADHPTFRVGSAPR; encoded by the coding sequence ATGAGCGGGCGCAACCATCTCAAGCCGCCGTGGATGCAGCGCGCGGTGGGCAACCGGCTGGCGCCGGTCTTCAAGCCCTCGGTCGTCGGCAAGCTCTCGGTGCCCGGGCGGCGCAGCGGCCGGTGGCGCACCACGCCGGTCGCCGTGCTGGAGCACGCCGGCGAGCGCTACCTCGTCTCCGTCTTCGGCACCACCGACTGGGCGCTGGACCTGCGCGCCTCCGGCCGCGGCCGGCTTTCGCAGCGGCAGCGGGTCGAGGAGATCGGCGCGGTGGAGGTGCCGGTCGGCGAGCGGCGGCCGATCCTCGACGCCTACCTCGCGCGCTTCGCCAAGATGCCGCACGTCGGCGCCGCGTTTCGCACCCTGCCCGACCCGGCCGACCACCCGACGTTCCGGGTGGGGTCGGCGCCCCGCTGA
- a CDS encoding LacI family DNA-binding transcriptional regulator, producing the protein MTRVPTSKDVAKAAGVSQPTVSRALAGHPHVSAATRERVRKAAEQLGYVPQESGRVLRSRRTRRIAVVSSPDDLLNPFHPQLIVPLHQALAAAGYRTTLLAETGDAAVLAQVTDGSVDGVVLTATHTGSAVPRQLAASGVPHVLVNRLVPEAGHPSCVADNRQGAADIAALVAGLGHTEVALVLGSRRLSTSVDRESGFRSVLAAGRTVRTRVLRGGYDHATGVAAAQSLFNAAHRPTAILCASDTIALGVLHEARRHGVDVPGELTVTGFDDIPMAGWEPYALTTVRHDAARMAAEAVRLLLSQLRPAAEEAGPESVVLHADVVLRETHAPPP; encoded by the coding sequence ATGACCCGGGTACCGACGAGCAAGGACGTCGCCAAAGCGGCCGGCGTCTCCCAGCCCACGGTGTCCCGGGCGCTGGCCGGCCACCCGCACGTCTCGGCGGCCACCCGCGAGCGGGTGCGCAAGGCGGCGGAGCAGCTCGGGTACGTGCCGCAGGAGTCCGGCCGCGTGCTGCGCAGCCGCCGCACCCGCCGGATCGCGGTGGTCTCCAGCCCGGACGACCTGCTCAACCCCTTCCACCCCCAGCTGATCGTGCCGCTGCACCAGGCGCTCGCGGCGGCCGGCTACCGCACGACCCTGCTCGCCGAGACCGGCGACGCGGCCGTGCTGGCCCAGGTCACCGACGGCTCGGTCGACGGCGTGGTGCTGACCGCGACGCACACCGGCTCGGCGGTCCCGCGCCAGCTGGCCGCCAGCGGCGTGCCGCACGTGCTGGTCAACCGCCTGGTACCCGAGGCGGGGCACCCGAGCTGCGTGGCCGACAACCGCCAGGGAGCCGCGGACATCGCCGCCCTCGTGGCCGGCCTCGGCCACACGGAGGTGGCGCTCGTGCTCGGCTCGCGCCGGCTCAGCACGAGCGTGGACCGCGAGTCCGGCTTCCGCAGCGTGCTCGCCGCCGGCCGCACGGTCCGCACCCGGGTGCTGCGCGGCGGCTACGACCACGCCACCGGGGTCGCCGCCGCCCAGTCGCTCTTCAACGCGGCCCACCGCCCGACCGCGATCCTGTGCGCCAGCGACACGATCGCGCTGGGCGTGTTGCACGAGGCGCGGCGGCACGGCGTCGACGTGCCCGGCGAGCTGACCGTGACCGGGTTCGACGACATCCCGATGGCGGGCTGGGAGCCGTACGCGCTGACCACCGTCCGCCACGACGCCGCCCGCATGGCCGCCGAGGCGGTGCGGCTGCTGCTGTCGCAGCTCAGGCCGGCGGCGGAGGAGGCCGGGCCCGAGTCGGTGGTCCTGCACGCCGACGTGGTGCTGCGCGAGACGCACGCGCCACCGCCGTAG
- a CDS encoding glycoside hydrolase family 16 protein: MESGRHSLDERFEGEALDPSVWLPHYLPHWSSRAASRATHAVRGGELRLSIPPHQPLWCPDRHPEPLRVSCVQSGGRTGQQPFAEGLTVREEQPDFRGYTPRYGHIGIRMRGHVTKRSMFAFWLSGIEDRPEHSGEICVAEIFGDAVGDGTAAVGMGLHAFRDPSLTEEFAADPLPLDVSDFHTYAVDWRPGSLVFTVDGEVVRTVAQAPDYPVQLMVGVFDFPAKGDPSHERPPVPEMVVSRIVGHPLD; encoded by the coding sequence ATGGAGAGCGGGCGGCACAGCCTCGACGAGCGCTTCGAGGGCGAGGCGCTGGACCCGAGCGTGTGGCTCCCCCACTACCTGCCGCACTGGAGCTCCCGCGCGGCGAGCCGGGCGACACACGCCGTTCGCGGCGGCGAGCTGCGCCTGTCCATCCCGCCGCACCAGCCGCTGTGGTGCCCCGACCGGCATCCCGAGCCGCTGCGCGTCTCGTGCGTGCAGAGCGGCGGCCGCACCGGGCAGCAGCCCTTCGCGGAGGGGCTGACCGTGCGCGAGGAGCAGCCGGACTTCCGGGGCTACACCCCGCGGTACGGGCACATCGGGATCCGCATGCGCGGCCACGTGACGAAGCGCTCGATGTTCGCGTTCTGGCTCTCCGGCATCGAGGACCGCCCGGAGCACTCCGGCGAGATCTGCGTGGCCGAGATCTTCGGCGACGCGGTCGGCGACGGCACGGCGGCGGTCGGCATGGGCCTGCACGCCTTCCGTGACCCGTCGCTGACCGAGGAGTTCGCGGCCGACCCGCTCCCGCTCGACGTGTCCGACTTCCACACGTACGCGGTCGACTGGCGCCCCGGCTCGCTCGTGTTCACAGTGGACGGTGAGGTCGTGCGCACGGTCGCCCAGGCCCCCGACTACCCGGTGCAGCTGATGGTCGGCGTGTTCGACTTCCCGGCGAAGGGTGACCCGTCACACGAGCGGCCCCCGGTGCCAGAGATGGTCGTCTCCCGCATCGTCGGCCACCCACTGGACTGA
- a CDS encoding sodium:solute symporter family protein, which produces MEDPLRIGANFIDYVLVAVYFAVVLMIGLAARRRISDSLDFFLAGRSLPAWITGLAFISANLGAVEIIGMSANGAQYGMPTMHYYWIGAVPAMLFLGIVMMPFYYGSKVRSVPEFMLRRFGPGAHLVNALSFALAQVLIAGINLFLLASVVNSLLGWPLWVALILAAAIVLSYITLGGLSAAIYNEVLQFFVIVAALLPLTLIGLHRVGGVDGLIDKITNAPGGGAEQLSSWPANELSGFSNSFLSVLGIVFGLGFVLSFGYWTTNFVEVQRAMATHNMSAARATPIIGSFPKMFIPFIVVIPGMIAGVLVAETAALKAGGDASGTTYNDAILLLIRDTLPNGLLGVALAGLLAAFMAGMAANISAFNTVFSYDLWQRYVRKDRPDEYYLRIGRLATVGATVLAIGTAFIASGYENLMNYLQTLFGFFNAPLFATFILGMFWKRMTATAGWVGLVSGTAAAVIVWALNEAGVYNLPGQGAAFVAAGAAFVVDIVVSVVVSKATAPKPVSELAGLVYSETPKEQRTDPAASRLPWYRSPTKLAGISLVLVIALNVVFR; this is translated from the coding sequence GTGGAAGACCCGTTGAGGATCGGCGCCAACTTCATCGACTACGTGCTGGTGGCCGTGTACTTCGCGGTCGTGCTGATGATCGGCCTCGCGGCGCGCCGGCGGATCTCGGACAGCCTCGACTTCTTCCTCGCCGGCCGCTCGCTACCGGCCTGGATCACCGGCCTCGCGTTCATCTCCGCCAACCTCGGCGCGGTCGAGATCATCGGCATGTCCGCGAACGGCGCGCAGTACGGCATGCCCACCATGCACTACTACTGGATCGGCGCCGTACCGGCGATGCTCTTCCTGGGCATCGTGATGATGCCCTTCTACTACGGCTCGAAGGTACGCAGCGTGCCCGAGTTCATGCTGCGCCGCTTCGGCCCCGGCGCCCACCTCGTCAACGCGCTCAGCTTCGCGCTGGCCCAGGTGCTGATCGCGGGCATCAACCTCTTCCTGCTGGCCAGCGTCGTCAACAGCCTGCTCGGCTGGCCGCTGTGGGTGGCGCTGATCCTGGCCGCCGCGATCGTCCTGAGCTACATCACGCTGGGCGGCCTGTCTGCGGCGATCTACAACGAGGTGCTCCAGTTCTTCGTGATCGTCGCCGCCCTGCTGCCGCTCACGCTCATCGGCCTGCACCGCGTCGGCGGCGTCGACGGCCTGATCGACAAGATCACCAACGCGCCGGGTGGCGGCGCCGAACAGCTCAGCTCGTGGCCGGCAAACGAGCTGTCCGGGTTCAGCAACTCGTTCCTGTCGGTGCTCGGCATCGTGTTCGGCCTCGGCTTCGTGCTCTCCTTCGGCTACTGGACCACCAACTTCGTCGAGGTGCAGCGCGCGATGGCCACCCACAACATGTCCGCCGCGCGGGCCACGCCGATCATCGGGTCGTTCCCGAAGATGTTCATCCCGTTCATCGTGGTCATCCCCGGCATGATCGCCGGCGTGCTGGTCGCCGAGACCGCGGCGCTCAAGGCCGGCGGGGACGCCAGCGGCACCACGTACAACGACGCGATCCTGCTGCTCATCCGCGACACCCTGCCCAACGGCCTGCTCGGCGTGGCGCTGGCCGGCCTGCTCGCCGCGTTCATGGCCGGTATGGCCGCCAACATCTCGGCCTTCAACACGGTGTTCAGCTACGACCTGTGGCAGCGGTACGTGCGCAAGGACCGCCCCGACGAGTACTACCTGCGGATCGGGCGCCTCGCCACGGTCGGCGCCACGGTCCTGGCGATCGGCACCGCGTTCATCGCCTCCGGCTACGAGAACCTGATGAACTACCTGCAGACGCTCTTCGGGTTCTTCAACGCGCCGCTGTTCGCCACGTTCATCCTGGGCATGTTCTGGAAGCGGATGACCGCGACCGCCGGCTGGGTCGGCCTCGTCTCCGGCACGGCGGCGGCGGTCATCGTGTGGGCGCTCAACGAGGCCGGCGTCTACAACCTGCCCGGCCAGGGCGCGGCGTTCGTCGCGGCCGGCGCGGCCTTCGTGGTGGACATCGTGGTCAGCGTCGTGGTCAGCAAGGCCACCGCGCCGAAGCCGGTGTCCGAACTGGCCGGCCTCGTCTACTCCGAGACGCCGAAGGAGCAGCGCACGGACCCGGCCGCGAGCCGCCTGCCCTGGTACCGGTCGCCGACCAAGCTCGCCGGCATCTCGCTCGTGCTCGTCATCGCCCTGAACGTCGTCTTCCGCTGA
- a CDS encoding ATP-dependent Clp protease ATP-binding subunit, with the protein MTSGYWDGGQFGQDPFEEFLAQFFGAQQGRRIDLARLMSQDARELIQSAAQKAGEWGSPDLDTQHLLWAVCQREPLRQLLARAGDDPSSLASDIERRARRGEPREEPPTLTPAAKRALLQAHQISRTLGASYLGPEHILLALVVNRDSEAGRMLAAHGVTPDSLRQAALGQGQGPGQPGAPAPTPTPTLDRYGRDLTGLARDGKVDPVVGRAQEIEQCVEVLARRTKNNPVLIGEAGVGKTAIVEGLAQRMVDGEVPHTLTGKRLVQLDLTGLVAGTRYRGDFEERLKNLIDEIRANTDDLIVFIDEIHTVVGAGSAEGATDAANMLKPALSRGELHVVGATTLDEYRRYVERDAALERRFQPILVPEPSVEDTVEILRGLRDRYEAHHGVRFSDEALVSAAELSDRYLTDRFLPDKAIDLIDQAGARVQLRSRAPATDVRDLERRIEHLCRDKDQAVSDEQYERASQLRDELSDLRRQVSEAAGGPNGVSEVTPDDIAEVVSRATGIPARQLSEEERHRLANLEQRLHERLVGQQDAVRVVAQAIRRSRTGLGDPNRPIGSFLFLGPTGVGKTELARALAESMFGDQDRMVRLDMSEFQERHTVSRLVGAPPGYVGYEEAGQLTEAVRRRPYSVVLLDEIEKAHPDVFNLLLQVLDDGRLTDSQGRTVSFKNTVLIMTSNLGSELINQDQALGFATAGSDGDQDVRDRVMRRLREELRPEFINRIDEIVVFQRLSAEQLAEITDLMLEQTRRRMHAQNITVHFTRGAIGRLVDEGYEPQYGARPMRRTIQREVDNHLSEMMLDGRLSAGQEVRVDAGDEGTLTFEVTPRLQTASAPPLPVDQGPRGRTRRPTRPPTP; encoded by the coding sequence ATGACGAGCGGGTACTGGGACGGGGGCCAGTTCGGCCAGGACCCGTTCGAGGAGTTCCTGGCACAGTTCTTCGGCGCGCAGCAGGGCCGGCGCATCGACCTGGCCAGGCTGATGAGCCAGGACGCGCGCGAGCTGATCCAGAGCGCGGCGCAGAAGGCCGGCGAGTGGGGCAGCCCCGACCTGGACACCCAGCACCTGCTGTGGGCGGTCTGCCAGCGCGAGCCGCTGCGCCAGCTGCTGGCCCGCGCCGGCGACGACCCGAGCTCGCTGGCCTCGGACATCGAGCGGCGGGCGCGGCGCGGCGAGCCGCGGGAGGAGCCTCCCACGCTCACGCCGGCGGCCAAGCGGGCGCTGCTGCAGGCGCACCAGATCTCGCGTACCCTCGGCGCCTCCTACCTCGGCCCCGAGCACATCCTGCTGGCGCTGGTGGTCAACCGGGACTCCGAGGCCGGCCGCATGCTCGCCGCGCACGGAGTGACCCCGGACTCGCTGCGCCAGGCCGCGCTGGGCCAGGGCCAGGGCCCTGGGCAGCCCGGTGCGCCCGCGCCGACCCCGACGCCCACGCTCGACCGGTACGGGCGGGACCTCACCGGCCTCGCCCGCGACGGGAAGGTGGACCCGGTCGTCGGCCGCGCGCAGGAGATCGAGCAGTGCGTGGAGGTGCTCGCCCGGCGTACCAAGAACAACCCGGTCCTGATCGGCGAGGCCGGCGTCGGCAAGACGGCGATCGTCGAGGGTTTGGCGCAGCGCATGGTCGACGGCGAGGTGCCGCACACGCTCACCGGCAAGCGCCTCGTGCAGCTCGACCTGACCGGGCTCGTCGCCGGCACCCGCTACCGCGGCGACTTCGAGGAGCGCCTCAAGAACCTCATCGACGAGATCCGCGCCAACACCGACGACCTCATCGTCTTCATCGACGAGATACACACGGTGGTCGGCGCCGGCTCGGCGGAGGGCGCGACCGACGCGGCCAACATGCTCAAGCCCGCCCTGTCCCGCGGCGAGCTGCACGTGGTGGGTGCGACCACATTGGACGAGTACCGCCGCTACGTCGAGCGGGACGCCGCACTCGAACGCCGCTTCCAGCCCATCCTCGTGCCCGAGCCGAGCGTCGAGGACACGGTGGAGATCCTGCGCGGGCTGCGCGACCGGTACGAGGCGCACCACGGCGTGCGCTTCTCCGACGAGGCGCTGGTCTCCGCGGCCGAGCTGTCCGACCGGTACCTCACCGACCGCTTCCTGCCGGACAAGGCGATCGACCTGATCGACCAGGCCGGCGCGCGGGTGCAGCTGCGCAGCCGGGCACCGGCCACCGACGTGCGCGACCTGGAGCGCCGCATCGAACACCTGTGCCGCGACAAGGACCAGGCGGTGTCCGACGAGCAGTACGAGCGGGCCAGCCAGCTCCGCGACGAGCTCAGCGACCTGCGGCGGCAGGTGTCCGAGGCGGCGGGCGGGCCCAACGGCGTGTCGGAGGTGACGCCCGACGACATCGCCGAGGTGGTCTCGCGGGCCACCGGCATCCCGGCGCGGCAGCTCAGCGAGGAGGAGCGGCACCGCCTCGCCAACCTCGAACAGCGGCTGCACGAGCGCCTCGTCGGCCAGCAGGACGCGGTACGCGTGGTGGCGCAGGCCATCCGCCGCTCCCGCACCGGCCTCGGCGACCCGAACCGGCCGATCGGCAGCTTCCTCTTCCTCGGCCCGACCGGCGTGGGCAAGACCGAGCTGGCGCGGGCCCTGGCCGAGTCGATGTTCGGCGACCAGGACCGCATGGTGCGGCTGGACATGAGCGAGTTCCAGGAGCGGCACACGGTCAGCCGCCTGGTCGGCGCGCCGCCCGGCTACGTCGGCTACGAGGAGGCGGGGCAGCTGACCGAGGCGGTGCGGCGGCGCCCGTACTCGGTGGTGCTGCTCGACGAGATCGAGAAGGCCCACCCGGACGTCTTCAACCTGCTGCTCCAGGTGCTCGACGACGGCCGCCTGACGGACAGCCAGGGCCGCACGGTCAGCTTCAAGAACACCGTGCTCATCATGACCAGCAACCTTGGCTCCGAGCTCATCAACCAGGACCAGGCGCTCGGCTTCGCCACCGCGGGCAGCGACGGCGACCAGGACGTGCGCGACCGCGTGATGCGCCGGCTGCGCGAGGAGCTGCGGCCGGAGTTCATCAACCGGATCGACGAGATCGTGGTTTTCCAGCGCCTGTCAGCGGAGCAGCTCGCCGAGATCACCGACCTGATGCTGGAGCAGACCCGCCGCCGCATGCACGCGCAGAACATCACCGTGCACTTCACCCGCGGCGCGATCGGCCGGCTCGTCGACGAGGGCTACGAGCCGCAGTACGGCGCGCGCCCGATGCGCCGCACCATCCAGCGCGAGGTCGACAACCACCTCTCCGAGATGATGCTCGACGGCCGCCTCTCGGCCGGCCAGGAGGTGCGGGTCGACGCCGGCGACGAGGGCACCCTCACCTTCGAGGTCACTCCCCGCCTGCAGACGGCCTCCGCCCCGCCCCTCCCCGTTGATCAGGGACCTCGTGGACGGACACGCCGACCGACACGCCCACCAACTCCCTGA